One Cryptomeria japonica chromosome 9, Sugi_1.0, whole genome shotgun sequence genomic window carries:
- the LOC131046985 gene encoding disease resistance response protein 206 encodes MAICNVRVLNLCFLWLLVSTVLLSSGDCHSWKKKLPKPCRNLVLYFHDIIYNGQNAENATSALVAAPEGANLTIMTGNNHFGNLAVFDDPITLDNNLHSPPVGRAQGFYFYDMKNIFSSWLGFTFVLNSTDYKGTITFNGADPILVKYRDISVVGGTGDFLMARGIATINTDAYEGDVYFRLRVNITLYECY; translated from the coding sequence ATGGCAATCTGCAATGTTAGAGTTCTGAACTTGTGTTTTCTGTGGCTTCTGGTATCCACAGTTTTGCTGAGCAGTGGAGATTGCCATAGCTGGAAAAAGAAGCTTCCAAAGCCCTGCAGGAATCTTGTTTTGTACTTTCATGACATAATCTACAATGGTCAAAATGCAGAGAATGCAACATCTGCACTTGTTGCAGCCCCTGAAGGAGCTAATCTCACCATTATGACTGGCAATAACCATTTTGGAAATCTCGCTGTATTTGATGATCCTATTACTCTTGACAATAATCTTCACTCTCCCCCAGTGGGAAGAGCTCAGGGATTTTATTTCTATGACATGAAGAATATATTCAGTTCTTGGCTTGGGTTCACATTTGTGTTGAATTCAACAGATTATAAGGGCACCATCACCTTCAATGGAGCAGACCCAATTCTGGTTAAGTACAGAGATATATCTGTAGTGGGTGGTACAGGTGATTTCTTAATGGCCAGAGGAATTGCTACCATCAACACTGATGCGTATGAGGGAGATGTTTATTTCCGTCTAAGGGTGAATATCACACTGTATGAGTGCTACTAA
- the LOC131046995 gene encoding disease resistance response protein 206-like encodes MAIWNGRVLNLCFLWLLVSTVLQNGVDCHSWKQKLPKPCRSLVLYFHDIICNGQNAENATSALVAAPEGANLTIMTGNNHFGNLAVFDDPITLDNNLHSPPVGRAQGFYFYDMKNTFSSWLGFTFVLNSTDYKGTITFNGADPILVKYRDISVVGGTGDFLMARGIATINTDAYEGDVYFRLRVNITLYECY; translated from the coding sequence ATGGCAATCTGGAATGGTAGAGTTCTGAACTTGTGCTTTCTGTGGCTTCTGGTGTCCACAGTTTTACAGAACGGTGTAGATTGCCATAGCTGGAAACAGAAGCTTCCAAAGCCCTGCAGGAGTCTTGTTTTGTATTTCCATGATATAATCTGCAATGGCCAAAATGCAGAGAATGCAACATCTGCACTTGTTGCAGCTCCTGAAGGAGCTAACCTCACCATTATGACTGGCAATAACCATTTTGGAAATCTTGCTGTGTTTGATGATCCTATTACTCTTGACAATAATCTTCACTCTCCTCCAGTGGGTAGAGCTCAGGGATTTTATTTCTATGATATGAAGAATACATTCAGTTCTTGGCTTGGATTCACATTTGTGTTGAATTCAACAGATTATAAGGGCACCATCACTTTCAATGGGGCAGATCCAATTTTGGTCAAGTACAGAGATATATCTGTAGTTGGTGGTACTGGTGATTTCTTAATGGCCAGAGGAATTGCTACAATCAACACCGATGCATACGAGGGCGATGTTTATTTCCGTCTGAGAGTGAATATCACATTGTATGAGTGTTACTGA